The window tctgagggtcccgggttcaaatcacggtgacggcgcctggtgggtaaagggtggagatttttacgatctcccaggtcaacatatgtgcagacctgctagtgtctgaacccccttcgtgtgtatatgcaagcagaagatcaaatacgcacgttaaagatcctgtaatccatgtcagcgttcggtgggttatggaaacaaacattcccagcatgcacacccctgaaagcggagtatggctgcctatatggtggggtaaaaacggtcatacacgtaaaagtcacctcgtgtgcatatgagtgaacgtgggagttgcagcccacgaacgcagaagaagatctcTTTTTCCACCTGTCtgcctcactcaccctctctctctttccttctcttactctctcctttTCTTACTTCTCTCTATGaatgtgtgtggtttctttcttttctttttttttttctttcaattattAGAAAATTTCTCATATGCCATAAAAGGAAAACTACCagtgaaatacaaacaaatgttGCACCAGTGTCAGTACTGGGTGCAAAGCAAAAGCAAGGGGActgaaaacaggaagaaaatcaATAGTGCAGCTTTCTGCAGCTTGCTAAAATAGTATCCTGCATTTCAGAAGAAGAGGACAGTCTTGGACAAGCATGAAAAACCTGCTGAATTTACGAGTAtttcaccattaaaaaaaaaagaaaaaaaaaggtcttatttcaagatttttttaaagtttatataTCTGCTTCATAGACTGCAAACTTATGTAtacctcccttacacacacacacacacacacacatgaacattcacacaccagctccacccccacaccctcccacagacAAATCGAGCCACAGAAATAGAgctgtatttgtatgtatgtatgtatacacaaattaaaaacaacaataacaacaacaaaaaactcattTAAACAATGGAAAGAGAGCCGCAAAAAACATATACCTTGCTTCTTTGATATCATCTGTGTTATTTCCGGTGCAGATGTCCTCTGTTATGTAGCTCTGAGTATTTGTCACCTTGCTGAAGTCTGGGACACACACGGCAAAAAAGTGTGGGCGTAACCTgggcagacaaatacacacatatggtATACACAGCAAGGTTCAGAAACCTGTCTTGATTAAAAACTAGAGACTATATATTATTGGTAATGTGTCCACAGCATTTTGCATGTTATTATTTTATGTATAATCTGTTtacttccctttattttctgttttaagcAGTCTTGATCACTGGACATTGCATGACATAACAAAAACGTTTTCCTCAGGTTACTTCTCCTGATGGGGCGGAAAATCTCATCCACAAAATAAATAGTAAATATCTtgaatatcaacacacacacacacacacacacacacacacacacacacacacacaaaccccttgtTCTTAAGCAAACATGAACATTACACAAACACGAAAAAAGATggtaacaaaataataaaatgctgcaaacacacacacacacactctcacacacctgCCGATGGTGTACTTGGGAACATTGGTGGAGAAATGGGTGACGACCACACCAAAGAAGAACATGAGTCCCAGCCTGTAGACAATCCACAGCCAGATCCGCCAGAACAGTCCCTTGTTTTCTCCATAGCTGCCCCCCTGGTTCTGTCTCAGCCTCAGCAACACACCCTCAGTGATCATGATCTGAAGTGATGAAACAGAGATGGATAAAACAACAGTGATGTGTTGCTTGAAGCTTCGACACTGATGACGCTTTACATTAACATGTAGAAGGAAGATGTTCTCGTGCAAATGTATCCCTAACGTGTAACTAGAAAGAAGGTATATTcttgtgcaatacaatgcaatacaatactgaacAAGTGACAGGCAAGTGTTTTAATAAGAAGTGCAACTTGGGTAATTAGGACAAGTGCATCCGAACTGCAACCAATGCAACAGAAATTTTATGCCACTGACATATGTGCGAAACTTATAATGTGTGCGAAGTGAAAACATCTGATAACTAACTACCTGCAACAAATGCAAGACAAGTACATGAGAAGACTGCAGCagatctctctctcaatatatatatagtgtagcgatggccaagaggtaacgcgtccacctaggaagcgagagaatctgagcgtgctggttcaaatcacagttcagccgccgatattttctccccctccactagaccttgagtggtggtctggatgctagtcattcggatgaaacaataaaccagggtcccgtgtgcagcatgcacttagcgcatgtaaaagaacccatggcaacaaaaaggttgtgccaggcaaaattctgtagaaaaatcaactgtgataggaaaaacaaataaaactgcacgcaggaaaaaatacaaaaaaatgggtggcactgtactgtagcgatgcgctctccctgggtagagcagcccgaatttcacacagagaaatctgttgtgattaaatacaaacacacacacacacacacacacacacacacacacacacacagatatgcaattGTGATATCATGAGCTTTGCATTTTGACTTACTCCATGCTGGAGAATGGACAACTGCTACAACAATCAATACTCACCACTAACATAGGCAAGGAAAATCCCAGCCCATATAGCAGGCCTACTGGAATGGTCGATTTATCAATGAATGGGTGCATCAGACTCTCATCATCTCTGAAGAATCCTCGGTGGAATGGGGTAGCCACCTGACGTATTAGAACTGAGCTGATGCCAACTGTGGAATAAACAGGGAACATAATATATGGATCACAAATTTTACATGAATTGCTTCGACAATGAACGAGGAAGTAAAACTTACCTAGTATATCATGAACTGCCATCCTTCATTACATTCTGTCTATTACATGTTCAGTATCTGCTAGCCGctggttttgttgtggtgggtgCATGTATTTAACCTTTAGTTTACTGTCAATATTACTtcaaggatctttaacatgcagatCTGGCATTCtgcaagcaaatacacacaaagggggttcatgcacGATCAATTATGCACATATATTTACCTGGGAGGTTACAATTTTAATCTCCACCCTGAACCCACTTATCATGCTGGCACTGTGGCCACGATTCAAACACTTAACACATCTGAGATCAGGAAGTGGTTGACTGAGTCAGACTGACACATTACAAATCATCACATAATACacaagtctgcacacacacacacacacacacacacacacacacacacaccagtgttggggtgggtgtgtcatGTATTATGTCCATGAGTCACCTTTCTTTTGCTTCAGCACAGGAATAGAAAGAGTGCCATCTATATACGGGGAAAATACAACAGATATCACACTGACatttaacaaaaaaaacctcGTATAAATTCAAAacattcactcgaatgtacaaaCAATGCCCATCCTTTacgcgctgagagagagagagagagagagagagagagggagacagagacagagagacagagagagggacagagagagacagagagagaaagagagagagagagatgacgaccATATCTTACTTATGATCACAACAGAAACATCTCCAATCACTCCTAAAACACATCTTGTAGTCACTGCTAACTCCATGTTTTCCTGTTCGTTTCGCTTCTCAGAAATTTTGTCCCCTCAACATGAGCTATCGGGGACCCCAACTTTCCGGTTGATTGCGAAACAAgtaaaagttattttcaaaaatcaAATTATCTTTTGGGAATATTACAGTAAgttataataaaataataataactagtTATTCCTACTTCAAAATAAATACTGAACTAATTTTTGATGAGTAATATATATCATTTTAATTCTAGTTGTCTTTTTTGCTATCCAACATGGCTGCAATTTACAACTTTCGATTACCAACTAGTGATGTTTACGTGTCTTCTCCAAG of the Babylonia areolata isolate BAREFJ2019XMU chromosome 27, ASM4173473v1, whole genome shotgun sequence genome contains:
- the LOC143301252 gene encoding phospholipid phosphatase 1-like; its protein translation is MELAVTTRCVLGVIGDVSVVIIIGISSVLIRQVATPFHRGFFRDDESLMHPFIDKSTIPVGLLYGLGFSLPMLVIMITEGVLLRLRQNQGGSYGENKGLFWRIWLWIVYRLGLMFFFGVVVTHFSTNVPKYTIGRLRPHFFAVCVPDFSKVTNTQSYITEDICTGNNTDDIKEARVSFPSGHSSMAAYCMLFLVLYLERRFTWQGMLLLKSFLQVVSTLMAVYTCLSRVSDYKHHWSDVLAGGLLGALVAGFVFWSMEKNVLQQLAESETTRGSLVKPLVKTTPQRDSQPPGASHPSQPDTTVL